Proteins found in one Terribacillus sp. DMT04 genomic segment:
- a CDS encoding phosphatidylserine/phosphatidylglycerophosphate/cardiolipin synthase family protein, whose product MSIFFLVLALFLLFAGLVLIDLLLGKKQSKRMAVNRLIGHKQAFVSLFGDGISFYNALIRDIKAAKHSVDIQFFLVKWDEPTQQLTELLKQRAQEGIEIRFLLDRIGGYRLPRKERRLLRQAGVMLRFANIPRFPYLLYNLNFRNHRKVTIIDQRTVYVGGFNIGKEYLSKEPRFGFWRDAVVKLEGEAVYTFVQVFASDWGHHFPTFPKEAPALDGAQVEIVITESDGYEDWLLHQIHQAKRYLYIGTPYCVPTKRIEAALKRASDRGVDVRLLLPYKVDHYIVNQVSFHFARRLLRYGIRVNLYHNGFYHAKILLSDGERCAVGSANLDGRSLLINKELTLTIRENDLFYAQLLELWKKDEKASVSASLAVMQERRLLAKLTGILFRPLRHYL is encoded by the coding sequence ATGTCGATTTTCTTTCTTGTGCTGGCACTATTCCTTCTTTTTGCCGGACTGGTATTAATAGATTTGTTACTTGGCAAAAAGCAGAGCAAAAGAATGGCTGTCAATCGGCTGATCGGCCATAAACAAGCCTTTGTTTCCTTATTTGGTGATGGTATCAGCTTTTATAATGCACTCATTCGCGATATAAAAGCTGCCAAGCATTCGGTAGACATTCAATTCTTTCTTGTAAAATGGGATGAACCAACACAACAGCTGACAGAACTTTTAAAGCAGCGGGCACAGGAAGGCATTGAGATTCGTTTCTTACTGGACAGAATCGGCGGTTATCGACTGCCGCGCAAGGAGCGCAGATTATTGCGTCAAGCCGGTGTTATGCTTCGGTTTGCCAATATACCACGCTTTCCTTACCTGTTGTATAATCTTAACTTTCGTAATCACCGAAAAGTGACCATTATCGACCAACGGACCGTTTATGTCGGAGGATTCAATATCGGGAAAGAGTATTTGAGCAAGGAGCCGCGCTTTGGTTTTTGGCGGGATGCTGTCGTCAAACTGGAAGGAGAAGCTGTTTACACCTTCGTCCAAGTATTCGCCTCAGATTGGGGACACCATTTCCCTACGTTTCCGAAAGAAGCTCCAGCGCTTGATGGCGCGCAAGTGGAAATTGTCATAACGGAATCAGATGGTTATGAAGATTGGCTGCTGCATCAAATTCACCAAGCGAAGAGGTATCTTTATATCGGGACACCTTACTGCGTTCCGACAAAGCGCATAGAAGCAGCGCTCAAGCGGGCGTCTGATCGCGGTGTGGACGTTCGGCTGCTTTTACCTTACAAAGTTGACCATTATATCGTTAACCAAGTATCCTTTCATTTTGCACGGCGGCTGCTGCGTTATGGGATACGTGTAAACTTATATCACAATGGCTTTTATCACGCTAAAATTTTGCTGAGTGACGGGGAAAGATGTGCGGTAGGTTCTGCTAATCTTGATGGCCGGAGTTTATTAATTAATAAGGAACTCACACTCACAATCCGTGAAAATGACCTCTTTTATGCCCAGTTGCTGGAACTTTGGAAAAAAGATGAGAAAGCCAGTGTCTCGGCATCACTCGCTGTCATGCAAGAACGCCGATTACTAGCCAAGCTAACCGGCATCCTTTTCCGGCCGCTGCGTCATTATCTGTAA
- the rsgA gene encoding ribosome small subunit-dependent GTPase A, protein MNKAWNLLGWNDQLEAARQEYTKDWTPARIVLEHKHTYRVLDDHGELLATPSGKFRQSGDYPAVGDWVLIDARHEEGKATIHRLLPRKSKFSRKEAGSVTKEQIVAANVDYVFLVMALNQDYNVRRLERYLLAAYDSGALPAIVLSKGDLCEDISEKVPEVEAIAPGVAVHITSAVDRQGVDAILEQLQPGVTAAFLGSSGAGKSTLVNMLYGKEVQLAGDIREADGKGKHTTTHRELVQLPGGGMIIDTPGMRELQLWDQQQDGVSAAFADIEQLGEHCRFRDCTHKNEPGCQVQHAIQVGELDAERLRSYVKLQRELKYLDGKTSVKAQLEQRKQFKQLSKHVKQSKKNR, encoded by the coding sequence ATGAACAAAGCATGGAATCTATTAGGATGGAATGATCAATTAGAAGCAGCACGGCAGGAATATACGAAAGACTGGACCCCTGCGCGTATTGTATTAGAGCATAAGCACACGTACAGAGTATTAGATGATCACGGTGAACTGCTGGCAACACCGTCAGGAAAGTTTCGGCAGAGTGGAGATTATCCAGCGGTCGGTGATTGGGTATTAATTGACGCTCGGCATGAGGAAGGCAAGGCGACGATTCACCGCTTACTGCCGCGGAAGAGCAAGTTCTCCAGGAAGGAAGCAGGCAGTGTGACGAAGGAGCAGATTGTAGCTGCAAATGTGGATTATGTGTTTCTCGTCATGGCGCTGAATCAAGATTATAATGTCCGCCGGCTGGAGCGCTATTTACTGGCTGCTTATGATAGCGGAGCTCTGCCTGCTATTGTATTGAGCAAGGGAGACTTATGCGAAGACATCTCAGAGAAAGTGCCGGAAGTAGAAGCAATTGCTCCAGGTGTGGCAGTTCATATTACAAGCGCTGTCGATAGGCAAGGTGTGGATGCTATCTTGGAACAGCTTCAGCCAGGTGTAACAGCTGCTTTTCTTGGCTCTTCAGGTGCAGGGAAATCAACGCTCGTTAATATGCTGTACGGAAAAGAGGTACAGCTGGCGGGTGACATTCGGGAAGCTGACGGCAAAGGCAAGCACACGACCACACACCGAGAGCTTGTACAGCTTCCGGGCGGCGGAATGATTATTGATACTCCTGGCATGCGCGAGCTGCAGTTGTGGGATCAGCAGCAGGATGGTGTGTCGGCTGCATTTGCAGATATCGAACAGCTCGGAGAACATTGCCGTTTTCGAGATTGTACGCACAAAAATGAGCCAGGCTGCCAAGTACAACATGCCATACAAGTTGGGGAGTTAGATGCAGAACGTCTGCGCAGCTATGTTAAACTGCAGCGTGAACTGAAATATCTGGATGGAAAGACGTCTGTTAAAGCACAGCTTGAGCAGCGTAAACAATTTAAACAGCTGTCTAAACATGTCAAACAGAGCAAAAAAAACCGCTGA
- the argS gene encoding arginine--tRNA ligase codes for MNIVQQTEQKLKAAIQDAVYTAGLADEQSIPAIILEQPKDKAHGDYATNIAMQLARVAKKAPRAIAEDLQKHFNYENAPVEKIEIAGPGFINFFMRNDYLGELVSTILNAGDDFGRTNTGQGEKVQVEFVSANPTGDLHLGHARGAAVGDALSNILDAAGYDVGREYYINDAGNQIDNLARSVQARYLQALGQDAEMPEDGYHGKDIIGIGQELAKEHGDSLTEKTEEERLAFFRQYGLTYELKKLEKDLADFRVPFDVWYSETSLYQDGKIDTALATLRENGYVFEKDGAVWFRSTDFGDDKDRVLIKQDGSYTYLTPDIAYHKSKLDRGFSKLINVWGADHHGYIPRMRAAIQALGNNADTLEVTIIQMVNLFENGEKVKMSKRTGKAVTLRELMDEVGIDAMRYFFVMRSSDTHLDFDMDLAKSQSNENPVFYVQYAYARISTMLAQAAEKGFQTDDAFDASLLTAEKELDLLKRLGEFPQVVADAAEKRMPHRMTQYAFDLASALHSFYNAEKVLNPENEALTKARIALMKAVRITIKNTLKLISVEAPEKM; via the coding sequence ATGAACATCGTACAACAAACGGAACAAAAATTAAAAGCGGCAATTCAAGACGCCGTTTATACAGCAGGTCTGGCTGATGAACAGTCTATTCCAGCAATCATTTTGGAGCAGCCGAAAGATAAAGCACATGGCGACTATGCGACAAATATTGCAATGCAGCTTGCACGCGTTGCCAAAAAAGCACCGCGCGCCATTGCAGAAGATCTGCAAAAGCATTTTAATTATGAAAATGCTCCAGTTGAGAAAATTGAAATCGCTGGTCCAGGATTTATCAACTTCTTTATGAGAAACGATTATCTTGGGGAACTTGTATCAACAATCTTAAATGCCGGCGACGATTTTGGCCGCACGAATACAGGGCAAGGCGAAAAAGTACAAGTTGAGTTTGTTTCTGCAAACCCGACAGGTGATTTACACCTTGGACATGCCCGCGGGGCGGCTGTAGGAGATGCGCTTAGTAATATTCTTGATGCAGCTGGATATGACGTTGGCCGCGAATATTATATTAACGATGCAGGGAATCAAATCGACAATCTTGCACGCAGTGTGCAGGCGCGTTACTTGCAAGCATTAGGACAAGACGCTGAAATGCCGGAAGATGGCTACCACGGTAAAGACATCATCGGCATTGGACAAGAGCTTGCCAAAGAACATGGAGACAGCTTAACTGAAAAAACAGAAGAAGAGCGTCTTGCCTTCTTCCGTCAATATGGTCTGACATATGAATTGAAAAAGCTTGAAAAAGATCTTGCTGATTTCCGCGTTCCATTTGATGTATGGTATTCAGAGACTTCTTTATACCAAGATGGAAAAATTGATACAGCATTAGCAACACTTCGCGAAAATGGCTATGTCTTTGAAAAAGACGGAGCTGTTTGGTTCCGCTCAACTGATTTTGGTGACGATAAAGATCGTGTACTGATTAAACAAGACGGCAGTTACACCTACTTAACGCCAGATATTGCGTACCATAAATCAAAACTTGATCGCGGATTCTCCAAGCTGATTAACGTGTGGGGTGCCGATCACCACGGTTATATCCCGCGTATGCGTGCAGCAATTCAAGCGCTAGGTAACAATGCTGATACGCTGGAAGTAACAATTATCCAAATGGTTAACTTGTTCGAGAACGGCGAGAAAGTGAAGATGAGTAAGCGTACTGGTAAAGCTGTAACACTGCGTGAATTGATGGATGAGGTAGGCATTGACGCCATGCGTTACTTCTTCGTTATGCGTTCTAGTGATACGCACTTGGATTTCGATATGGATTTGGCTAAATCACAATCCAACGAGAACCCAGTATTTTATGTTCAATATGCTTATGCGCGAATTAGCACGATGCTGGCGCAGGCTGCGGAGAAAGGCTTCCAAACAGATGATGCCTTTGATGCTAGTCTTCTGACTGCAGAAAAAGAACTGGATCTCTTGAAACGTCTTGGTGAATTCCCGCAAGTTGTCGCAGATGCAGCGGAAAAACGCATGCCGCATCGCATGACACAGTATGCATTTGACCTTGCCAGCGCACTTCACAGCTTCTACAACGCCGAGAAAGTATTAAACCCGGAAAATGAAGCTTTAACAAAAGCGCGTATCGCATTAATGAAAGCAGTGCGAATTACTATTAAAAATACATTGAAACTTATCAGTGTAGAAGCACCGGAGAAAATGTAA
- a CDS encoding class II fructose-bisphosphate aldolase, whose amino-acid sequence MPLVSMKEMLEVAKKDNYAVGQFNINNLEFTQAILQAAQEENSPVILGVSEGAAKYIGGFKTVVLMVEGLLEDYSITVPVAIHLDHGSSFDTCAKAIHAGFTSVMIDGSHHPLEENIALTKKVVELAHLHGVSVEAELGRIGGQEDDLVVSDAEAAYAIPSECKQLVEETGVDCFAPALGSVHGPYKGEPNLGFDRMEEIFNTTDLPLVLHGGTGIPTKDIQKAITLGTSKINVNTENQIASAARVREVLAEKPNEYDPRKYLGPAREAIKETVIGKMREFGSSGKA is encoded by the coding sequence ATGCCTTTAGTCTCAATGAAAGAAATGCTAGAAGTAGCGAAAAAAGATAACTATGCGGTTGGACAATTCAACATCAACAACCTTGAGTTCACACAAGCAATTCTGCAAGCAGCGCAGGAAGAAAACTCTCCTGTCATCCTTGGTGTATCCGAGGGTGCAGCTAAATATATTGGCGGCTTCAAAACAGTTGTCTTGATGGTAGAAGGTTTGTTAGAGGATTACAGCATTACTGTACCTGTTGCGATTCACCTTGATCACGGTTCAAGCTTTGATACTTGTGCGAAAGCAATTCATGCTGGCTTCACATCTGTAATGATTGATGGATCTCATCATCCATTGGAAGAAAACATCGCACTTACGAAAAAAGTTGTTGAGCTGGCTCACTTGCATGGTGTATCCGTTGAAGCTGAGCTTGGCCGTATCGGCGGACAGGAAGATGATCTTGTAGTAAGTGATGCAGAAGCTGCATATGCAATTCCTTCCGAATGTAAACAGCTTGTTGAAGAAACTGGCGTTGATTGCTTTGCACCAGCACTAGGTTCTGTTCACGGGCCGTATAAAGGTGAACCAAACCTTGGATTTGACCGCATGGAAGAAATCTTCAACACTACAGATCTTCCGTTAGTATTGCACGGCGGTACTGGAATCCCAACAAAGGATATCCAAAAAGCTATTACCCTTGGTACTTCTAAAATAAACGTAAACACAGAGAACCAAATTGCCTCTGCTGCACGCGTTCGCGAAGTACTAGCAGAAAAACCGAACGAATATGATCCGCGTAAATACCTAGGACCAGCTCGTGAAGCGATTAAAGAAACAGTAATCGGCAAAATGCGTGAATTCGGTTCTTCAGGTAAAGCGTAA
- a CDS encoding transglycosylase domain-containing protein, translating to MIRIPIRRWHKWLRPKRLLLLGLGSIVTAITGLLLICYLMGPPPMTSKWSTTFYANDDTILGEHYGNTPKRWKSLEEVSPHLIHATILAEDKHFYNHHGFAWKRIFAAALKDLQAGAKVEGASTITQQYAKNLYLTNDKTWTRKLKEAIYTIRLEMFYSKDEILEGYLNSIYYGHGMYGIQAASDYYVGKDPASLSGAEAALLAGIPKGPSYYSPFQNKELANERQAYIYGLLQKEGYITEPETLPAVSLSTEQERETIKRAGYFQDHITDELADVLEMDEDEVSDAGYRVYTTMDPVLQQQLEHQVADTIPSSADVQTGAVAMHPKTGAIAAMVGGTDYNESTYNRATSSKRMPGSAFKPFVYYTALKHGFTPTTKLQSEETTFDLPNGEVYAPGNYHGYYANEEITMEEAIAMSDNIYAVKTNMMVGAENVAADAKKLGIMSDLQAVPSLALGTSPVTVEEMSVAYSRIANGGKPVESYTIEKVVDQQGKTVYTHKPTKQKSRLDSKRLFVLTNLMTGIFDDTLSSYMRVTGATIKDQLSRPYAGKSGTTSSDSWMAGFSPDLVTTVWTGYDDNRSMDKVKELTYSKQIWAGFMEDAHKGQPIEAFQPPAGVRGVFIDPDSGLLSSPSCEKRRFTYFVKGTEPKQYCHADIDREPLHPDEETPARRKRWFDWLF from the coding sequence TTGATTCGGATTCCTATACGACGTTGGCACAAGTGGCTCCGCCCGAAAAGATTGCTCTTACTCGGACTTGGAAGTATCGTTACGGCAATCACCGGACTGCTCCTCATCTGCTATTTGATGGGACCGCCGCCAATGACAAGCAAGTGGAGTACAACATTTTATGCAAATGACGACACCATCCTTGGAGAGCACTATGGCAATACACCTAAACGCTGGAAATCATTAGAGGAAGTATCTCCTCATTTAATTCATGCCACCATTTTGGCAGAAGACAAGCATTTCTACAACCATCACGGTTTTGCTTGGAAACGGATATTTGCTGCCGCTTTAAAGGATCTTCAGGCCGGTGCCAAAGTAGAAGGTGCCAGCACCATTACGCAGCAGTATGCGAAAAACTTGTATCTTACCAATGATAAAACGTGGACCCGGAAACTGAAGGAAGCGATTTACACGATACGCTTGGAAATGTTTTATTCCAAGGATGAGATTTTAGAAGGCTACTTAAATAGCATCTATTACGGGCATGGCATGTATGGTATTCAAGCTGCCAGCGATTATTATGTGGGCAAAGACCCAGCTTCTCTTTCTGGTGCAGAAGCTGCACTGCTTGCCGGTATACCAAAAGGACCATCCTATTACTCGCCATTTCAGAACAAAGAGCTTGCTAATGAACGCCAAGCTTACATTTATGGACTGCTGCAAAAGGAAGGCTATATTACGGAACCGGAAACGCTGCCTGCTGTATCCTTATCGACTGAGCAAGAACGCGAAACGATTAAACGTGCAGGTTACTTTCAAGACCATATAACAGATGAACTTGCCGATGTATTGGAGATGGATGAAGACGAGGTGTCCGATGCTGGTTATCGCGTCTATACAACGATGGACCCTGTGCTTCAGCAGCAGCTTGAACATCAAGTAGCAGATACCATCCCATCTTCTGCCGATGTGCAAACAGGAGCTGTTGCTATGCATCCAAAAACAGGTGCTATTGCGGCCATGGTTGGAGGAACCGATTATAACGAAAGTACATATAACCGAGCCACGTCGTCCAAGCGGATGCCTGGTTCCGCTTTCAAACCTTTTGTTTATTACACAGCGCTAAAACATGGATTCACTCCAACGACAAAGCTGCAAAGCGAGGAAACAACTTTCGATCTGCCAAATGGTGAAGTGTACGCTCCTGGCAATTACCATGGCTATTATGCCAATGAAGAGATTACGATGGAAGAAGCCATTGCGATGTCAGATAATATTTATGCTGTCAAAACAAATATGATGGTTGGAGCAGAGAATGTGGCGGCTGATGCCAAGAAGCTTGGAATAATGAGTGACTTGCAAGCTGTTCCCTCCCTCGCACTTGGGACCTCGCCGGTGACTGTCGAAGAAATGAGCGTTGCTTACAGCCGGATTGCCAATGGTGGTAAACCAGTAGAAAGCTATACAATTGAAAAAGTCGTTGATCAGCAAGGTAAAACAGTTTACACGCATAAACCGACCAAGCAGAAAAGCCGACTGGATTCGAAAAGACTATTTGTTCTTACCAACTTAATGACAGGTATATTTGACGATACGCTCAGCAGCTATATGCGTGTAACAGGAGCTACTATTAAAGACCAGCTGAGCCGTCCTTATGCTGGAAAATCCGGGACTACCAGCTCTGATAGCTGGATGGCTGGATTTAGTCCTGATTTGGTGACAACCGTTTGGACTGGCTATGATGATAACCGCTCCATGGATAAAGTAAAGGAACTTACCTACAGTAAACAAATTTGGGCTGGGTTTATGGAGGATGCCCATAAAGGGCAGCCAATTGAAGCTTTTCAGCCGCCAGCTGGCGTTCGCGGTGTTTTTATCGACCCCGATTCTGGTCTTTTGTCTTCACCTTCTTGCGAGAAGCGTCGTTTTACTTATTTTGTGAAAGGAACAGAACCAAAGCAGTACTGTCACGCAGATATAGACAGGGAACCGCTGCATCCAGATGAAGAAACTCCTGCCAGACGGAAACGCTGGTTTGACTGGTTATTTTAA
- a CDS encoding CTP synthase: MTKYIFVTGGVVSSLGKGITAASLGRLLKNRGFQVTIQKFDPYINVDPGTMSPYQHGEVFVTEDGAETDLDLGHYERFIDIDLNKYSNVTTGKIYSTVLKKERRGDYLGGTVQVIPHITNEIKDKVFRAGKQTNADIVITEIGGTVGDIESLPFLEAIRQIKSDIGRENVMYLHCTLVPFIKAAGELKTKPTQHSVKELRSLGIQPDVIVLRAEMPIGQDMKEKIAASCDLDINAVVEAKDEETLYDVPLALQRQNLDQYVCDHFQLESSAADMTEWSAMAAKVTNLQKTVRIALVGKYVELQDAYISVVESLKHAGYPYDTDIEVKWINSEEVTADNVEEMLGNADGILVPGGFGDRGIHGKLEAIHYARTRKIPFLGICLGMQLATIEFARNVLQLEGAHSSEIDPLTPHPVIDLLPEQKDISDLGGTLRLGVYPCRLQDGTKTKEAYGNEDVIYERHRHRFEFNNQYRAQMEEKGFVFSGTSPDGRLIETIELADHPWFIASQYHPEFKSRPNRPHALFHGFVGASLQNKEGK, encoded by the coding sequence TTGACAAAGTACATCTTTGTTACAGGAGGAGTTGTATCTTCTCTAGGGAAAGGTATCACAGCGGCTTCTCTGGGCCGTTTGCTTAAAAATAGAGGGTTTCAAGTGACAATCCAGAAATTTGATCCATACATTAATGTTGATCCAGGGACAATGAGCCCTTATCAGCATGGTGAAGTTTTCGTTACAGAAGACGGCGCTGAGACTGACTTAGACCTTGGTCATTATGAACGTTTCATCGATATCGATTTAAATAAATACAGCAACGTAACAACAGGGAAAATTTATTCTACTGTGCTGAAAAAGGAACGTCGCGGCGATTATTTGGGTGGAACAGTGCAGGTTATTCCGCATATTACGAATGAAATTAAAGATAAAGTATTCCGTGCTGGTAAACAGACAAACGCAGATATCGTTATTACAGAAATCGGCGGAACGGTTGGAGACATCGAGTCTTTGCCATTCTTAGAGGCAATTCGCCAAATTAAATCCGATATCGGCCGTGAAAACGTGATGTATTTACATTGTACACTCGTTCCGTTTATCAAAGCGGCAGGTGAACTGAAAACAAAACCAACACAGCATAGCGTAAAAGAGCTGCGTTCGCTTGGTATCCAGCCAGATGTTATCGTTCTTCGTGCAGAAATGCCAATCGGCCAGGACATGAAAGAAAAGATCGCAGCTTCTTGTGATTTAGACATTAATGCAGTTGTTGAAGCAAAAGACGAAGAAACACTTTACGACGTACCGCTTGCATTGCAGCGTCAAAACCTTGATCAATACGTATGCGATCACTTCCAGCTGGAAAGTTCTGCTGCTGATATGACAGAATGGTCTGCTATGGCTGCGAAAGTTACCAATTTGCAGAAGACAGTTCGCATTGCGCTAGTTGGTAAATATGTGGAGCTGCAGGATGCTTATATTTCTGTAGTGGAATCGCTCAAGCATGCAGGTTACCCATATGATACGGATATCGAAGTGAAATGGATTAATTCCGAAGAAGTGACGGCTGACAATGTAGAAGAAATGCTTGGTAATGCAGATGGTATTCTTGTACCAGGAGGCTTCGGTGACCGCGGTATTCACGGAAAACTGGAAGCAATTCATTATGCACGAACAAGAAAAATTCCATTCCTTGGTATCTGCCTTGGTATGCAGCTGGCAACGATTGAATTTGCTCGTAATGTTTTGCAGCTTGAAGGCGCTCATTCCAGCGAGATTGATCCGCTAACGCCGCACCCAGTTATCGACTTGCTGCCAGAACAGAAGGATATATCTGATCTTGGAGGCACATTGCGTCTAGGCGTTTATCCTTGCCGTTTGCAGGATGGAACGAAGACAAAAGAAGCTTACGGAAACGAAGACGTGATTTACGAGCGTCACCGCCATCGCTTCGAATTTAACAATCAATATCGTGCACAAATGGAGGAAAAAGGTTTTGTGTTCTCTGGTACAAGCCCAGATGGCCGCTTGATCGAAACGATTGAATTAGCAGACCATCCTTGGTTTATCGCTTCTCAGTACCACCCAGAGTTCAAGAGCCGTCCAAACCGCCCGCACGCTCTGTTCCATGGCTTTGTAGGTGCTTCTTTACAGAACAAAGAAGGCAAATGA
- the rpoE gene encoding DNA-directed RNA polymerase subunit delta, protein MGLKEYSQEELADFSLVELTNLILEDENKATDYRDIFNKIVEIKQFSADQRDDELLRFYTDLNVDGRFMTGGSNLWGLKSWYSVDQFDEDVTVEPTKKRKKRAADEDEDLDDLEEDFTLDEEGFDEDFGDEEDDIDGDEVAEDDYEGDYQSGDTDEGTREVVDEDMQLTGDEDEDNDEEDR, encoded by the coding sequence GTGGGTTTGAAAGAATACAGCCAAGAAGAGCTTGCTGACTTTTCCCTCGTGGAATTGACGAACTTAATTCTTGAGGATGAAAACAAAGCAACCGATTATAGAGATATATTCAACAAGATTGTCGAAATCAAGCAATTCAGTGCAGATCAACGTGATGACGAATTGCTGCGGTTTTATACAGATCTAAACGTAGATGGACGCTTTATGACTGGAGGATCCAATCTTTGGGGACTGAAGAGCTGGTATTCAGTAGATCAGTTTGATGAGGATGTTACAGTCGAACCAACGAAGAAAAGAAAGAAACGTGCAGCAGACGAAGATGAAGATCTTGATGATCTGGAAGAAGACTTTACATTGGATGAAGAAGGCTTCGATGAAGATTTCGGTGACGAAGAAGATGATATTGACGGCGATGAAGTTGCAGAGGACGATTACGAAGGCGATTACCAAAGCGGGGATACCGACGAAGGAACTCGCGAAGTTGTCGACGAAGATATGCAGCTGACTGGTGACGAAGACGAAGACAATGACGAGGAAGACCGCTAA
- a CDS encoding response regulator, producing MDKRVLIVDDQPGIRILLEEVIRDEGYEAVSVCTGAKALDQIKKQVPDLLLIDYKLPVLDGPAVLDRLQEQGLVIPTIMMSGLAEEIEAFRQRYDFLIDVLPKPFDILKVRNMVNQAVNQGTNQV from the coding sequence ATGGATAAACGCGTGCTGATAGTGGATGACCAGCCAGGCATACGAATTTTACTGGAGGAAGTCATTCGGGATGAGGGATATGAGGCCGTTTCTGTCTGTACAGGAGCAAAGGCGCTTGATCAGATTAAAAAACAGGTTCCAGATCTTTTGCTTATTGACTATAAGCTTCCTGTATTAGATGGACCAGCAGTATTAGATAGATTGCAGGAACAAGGTCTGGTGATTCCAACAATCATGATGAGCGGATTGGCAGAGGAGATAGAGGCATTTCGCCAAAGGTATGACTTCTTAATCGATGTGCTTCCCAAGCCTTTCGATATTCTAAAAGTGCGGAATATGGTTAATCAAGCAGTAAATCAAGGTACAAATCAGGTATAA
- the speE gene encoding polyamine aminopropyltransferase, translating into MELWYTEKQTESFGITAKVKRSLHSEQTEFQKLDMLETEEWGNMLTLDGMVMTTERDEFVYHEMLAHVPLFTHPNPENVLIVGGGDGGVIREVLKHDKVKKVILVDIDGKVIEYSKKFLPTIAGMIDDPRADVRVGDGFMHIAESENVYDVIMVDSTEPVGPAVNLFSKGFYAGIAKALKEDGLFVAQTDNPWFKADLITQVNKDVKEIFPVTALYTANIPTYPSGLWTFTMGSKVHHPKEVDASGLPHIETKYYTPELHHAAFVLPKFVQDLLK; encoded by the coding sequence ATGGAACTTTGGTATACAGAAAAACAGACAGAGAGCTTTGGTATTACAGCTAAAGTGAAGCGCTCTTTGCATAGCGAACAGACTGAATTTCAAAAGCTGGACATGCTGGAGACAGAAGAATGGGGCAATATGCTGACATTGGATGGCATGGTTATGACAACAGAACGTGATGAGTTTGTTTACCACGAGATGCTAGCCCATGTACCTTTGTTCACACATCCGAACCCGGAAAACGTACTTATCGTAGGCGGTGGCGATGGCGGTGTTATTCGTGAAGTACTAAAGCATGACAAAGTAAAGAAAGTCATACTTGTAGATATCGACGGCAAGGTAATCGAATACTCGAAGAAATTCTTACCGACCATTGCTGGCATGATAGATGATCCGCGAGCGGATGTGCGTGTGGGAGACGGTTTTATGCACATTGCAGAAAGTGAAAATGTCTATGACGTAATTATGGTGGACTCCACCGAACCGGTAGGACCAGCAGTTAACCTTTTCAGCAAAGGATTTTATGCTGGTATTGCAAAAGCGCTCAAGGAAGATGGCTTGTTTGTAGCGCAGACGGATAATCCGTGGTTCAAGGCGGATTTGATTACGCAAGTCAACAAAGATGTCAAAGAAATTTTCCCTGTAACAGCACTTTATACGGCGAATATCCCAACATATCCAAGCGGTTTATGGACATTTACGATGGGAAGTAAGGTACATCATCCGAAAGAAGTGGATGCATCGGGTCTTCCGCACATAGAGACGAAGTATTACACGCCAGAACTGCACCACGCTGCTTTCGTACTGCCGAAGTTTGTACAGGATTTATTAAAATAA
- a CDS encoding DUF1934 domain-containing protein, with protein sequence MSKTKIPVWIEMDTAITDEEDTEHTTLQTAGTYSANGGLTVVRFTEKSEEVEDTNTMITITADKVSIKRTGGFEMKQVFVRNLPTENVYRHPYGTMHMETSTHAMQFSPLAADSPAELTISYTVTLNQVQTRKHALTLRVQKESNG encoded by the coding sequence TTGAGTAAGACGAAAATTCCAGTATGGATTGAAATGGATACGGCAATAACAGATGAAGAAGATACAGAGCACACAACATTACAAACAGCTGGCACGTATTCCGCAAATGGCGGGTTGACAGTTGTACGTTTTACAGAGAAATCAGAAGAAGTTGAAGATACGAATACGATGATAACCATCACGGCAGATAAGGTGAGTATCAAACGTACAGGCGGCTTTGAAATGAAGCAAGTTTTTGTAAGAAATCTGCCGACAGAGAACGTATACCGGCATCCTTATGGTACAATGCATATGGAAACAAGCACACACGCGATGCAGTTCTCGCCGCTCGCTGCTGACAGCCCGGCAGAGCTTACAATAAGCTATACGGTAACACTCAATCAAGTGCAGACACGAAAGCATGCATTGACGTTGCGTGTGCAAAAGGAGAGTAACGGATGA